From Polaribacter haliotis:
GAGTATTCTCATGGAATTGTCGAGAATAAAGATGGAGATATTTTTGTAATTGTAAATAATGGTGGTTTATTTCAATTTAATGAGGTCGAGATATTTAAGGACTCTTACTTTAAACATATTCCATTTAATAAAACAATACAAGAGAATTTAAAAAAGATTAACATAAGGTCTCTAATATTAGGAGCCGATAATTCTTTATGGCTTACCTTGTATCCTGGAGGTCTATTTAATTATAATATTAAAGAAAATACATTTAAATCTTACGAAAATAAAGAGAATTTAAAAGATTTAGTAATTGTTTCTACAATCATCGAAGGAGATAATAAATTGTGGTTAGGTAGTACAGCTGGAGTTCATAAATATAATTTTAAAGACGATATAATAGAGTCTTTCTTCCAATCTGATGGTTTACATGGAGATACTTATAATAAAAGAAGTATTTTTAAAGATAATAATGGGTATGTTTATTTTGGTGGAAATCATGGAGTAAATGCTTTTTTACCTGAAAAATTAAACAAAAAGATTTCAGATGCAAAACTCTACATAAATTATCTTGAGATTTTAAATAAACCAGCAAACGAAATTATAAACGATCAATTAAAAAATGGATTAGAAAATTTAGAAAATTTAAGTTTAACGGCAAATCAATCTTCCTTTTCTTTTCAATTTTCTGCAATTGAGAATATTGCAAACCCAAATTATTATTATACTTATATGTTAGAAGGTTTTGATAAAAATTGGATTTTATCAAAAAAAGACAGAATTGCTACTTACACAAATATTCCTTCAGGTAAATACACTTTTAAAGTTAAAGCAGGTTCTACAAAAGGAGTTTGGGATATTAAATCAAGTAAAATTGATATTAAAATAAAACCTTATTGGTGGAATTCGACGCTTGCATACTTTATATATACATTAATTCTGTTAATTATAGTTTATAGCATTTTCGTATGGTTTAGATTGAAAGAAAAATTAATTAAAGAAACGTTACATAACAATCAAGAAAAAGAAATTTATGCTGTTAAAATGAATTTTTTTGCCAAAATGTCTCATGAAATACAAACTCCTTTAACCTTAATTTTAGGTCCAATTGCAGATATGTTACAAAGAGCAGATTCTAATGGTAATACTTTATTAAAACAACGTTTGCAAATTATAAGTAATAATGCAAACAGGCTTTCTAGAATAGCCACAGAGTTAATGACGGTTAGAAATAAAGAACTAGGAAGATTAAGAGTTTATGCATCTCAAAATGATTTAATTGCTCATTTGAAAAAAATATCGGTTTCGTTTTCTGAACAAGCTAGATTTAAAAATATCGATTTCATTCAAGATTACCCAAATAAAAAAATATTTACTTGGTACGATTTAGATAAAATAGAACATGTTTTATATAATTTACTATCAAATGCATTTAAATTTACACCTCCAGAAGGTACTGTAAAAATCGTAGTGGAAGAAAATCAGAAAAAGAAAACAATTAAAATTTCCATTTCAGATTCTGGCCCAGGTATTCCTGAAAAAGATTTAAAAGACATTTTTAAATTATTCTATCAATCAGATTTAGGAAAAAGTAGAAAAGGAACCGGAATTGGTTTGGCATTAACAAAAGAGTTAATAAATATTCATCATGGAAAAATAAAGGTAAAATCGTCTTCAAAAGAAGGAACAAAATTTAGTATTTCTCTTTCTATGGACGAAAATGTATTTACACCAGAAGAAAAAGTAAGTGTAGATGAAAATAGTTTATTTACTGAATCTTCTGATAAAGACTTCTATCTTTTAAATAAAGATTTAATTAATAAGAAAATAAAAGAAAGCGATAAGAAATTTACTTTGTTAATTGTTGAAGATAATGTGGAAATGCAAATTTTCTTAAAAGATATTCTAACAGAAAGTTATAATTTATTTATTGCAGAAAATGGTAAACAAGGAATTGAATTAGCAGAAAAAAATAAGCCAGATTTAATAATTAGCGATATTATGATGCCTGTAATGGATGGGGTAGAAATGAGTAACATTTTAAAGAAGAAGAAATCAACATCTCACATTCCAATAATTTTCTTAACTGCTAAAAATTCTACTTCTATAAAAATAGAAGGATTAGAATCTGGCGCAATAGAATTCTTAAGAAAACCATTTAATTTTTACGAGCTAACATTAAAAATTCACAATATTTTAGAATCACAAGAAAAACTAATCTCAAGATTTAAATTAGACTCTATAAGTTCTCAAGAAAAAAATCATGTTCCATCTAAAGATGGTCAATTTTTAGAAAGTTTAGTAAAAGAATTAGATAAAAATATCGAAAATCCTGATTTTAAATTAGACGAATTGGCAGGGTCGTTAAATATGAGTTATTCCGTAATTTATAGAAAATGTATAGATATCACAGGAAAAACATTAGTAGAATTTGTACGATCTAGACGTTTAAAAAAGGCAGCTTTATTAATTGTAGAAAGTGGTTATAATGTTTCTGAAGCCTCTTATATGGTTGGTTACAAGGATTCTAGGTATTTTACAAAATGCTTTAAAGAAGAATTCGGAAAAACACCAAAAGCCTTTAAAATGGAATCTCAAAATACAGATTTACAAGATTTTTTAAAGAAAAATAAATTTACTTAATTTAAGTATTATAATTTTTTTTATAATTAGAAGGACTCATTTTTTTAATGCTTTTAAAATGTCTATTAAAATTAGATATATTTTTAAATCCAGAATTGTAGGCAATTTCTGCCAAGGTAAAATCGGTGTTTGAAACAATTAATTTACTCGCATTTTCAATTCTTAATTCATTTAAAAAACGGAAATAACTTTTATTTGTCCTTTTTTTAAAATATTTACAAAATGCATTCTTTGTCATTGATGCAACATTTGCTATCGCATCTAAAGTAATATCTTCAGTAAAATTACTCATTGTAAAATCAAAAACATCTCGCATTCTTTTACCTTCTACAGCTGTATATTTTTTTTCATAAATAAAAGAAGACAAACTCTCGTATTCTAAAGAAGTTACTTTTTTAAGAACTTGTAATAAAGAAATAAAACGGTCTAGTTTAGAAGCCGTTTTCAACTCTAAAAAAAGTGTTGTAATATTTTTATCAGAAACAATTTTAAAGCCATGTTTAGCTTGTTTAAAAAAACGATTTATTTCATGTAGTTCTTGGAGTTCGAAAAAATTTTTCCCAAAAGAATTTTCAGTAAAAAAGAGCGTAACCATATGAGATTCTGCTTTTAAATTTTCTGTGCTTTGGAAAACGTGTGGCAAATTACTACCTAAAACGAGAATATTACCAGCTTCATAATTGTTTATAGTATCACCAACTATTAAAGTTCCTTCACCTTTTACAATTAAACTTATCTGAATTTCTTCATGCTGGTGTAATTTATTATAAAAAACAAATTCGATATCCTCTTGAAAAACAAGTGCATCATTCTCTGGTTTCGGAATTTGAAATGGTAAAACTTTCATGTTGTAAATATATGCAAATAATAGCCTATAAAAATAGTATTGTAATCTAATTGGATAATATTGTATCTAATTTGGATAAAAGGAAATTAACTTCTCTTTTCATTTCTA
This genomic window contains:
- a CDS encoding ATP-binding protein, producing MKFFLKILFSFIFLSMVKLGYSQEPLNFKKLDKVFHGNSKIEEGDLGYLWITSNKGVYKFNGYEYIFNPYDSIFTNFKKSDQEFLVKKDHRKSMWLSSLNGELIKIDTLNRKKSFSNVLTHNKRKIQITAIVPNKNQVWFGSEEGSLYKYNYNNLKLDSITSLPLIKKMGFKITNIKFINDNNFWVSTNNKKIYKYSINENKLEELELPSNLNGSYLRIALDSNKDLWISSDNGNIYKYKTKGKKYREFLLKFNSTSNENSSSVNFNMIISLLYDINGFIWIGTDGDGLYKIDVETDELTLYKNNKNNRFSISNNSITNISQDRNGNLYFLDKTGVINMLAKSNDYIKYYHGLEDNTPMSVLSIFKSSDSSIWLGTDGEGLNRILPNKEKTHYSINEKGKKFFTARYIQSIEENPKGQLWLATYLNGLWVFKDGNFSKVGTPDESGKNNEEVRFLFKDSKNRIWSTSATSFNIFSAENKLLATFDYNANGLRGEYSHGIVENKDGDIFVIVNNGGLFQFNEVEIFKDSYFKHIPFNKTIQENLKKINIRSLILGADNSLWLTLYPGGLFNYNIKENTFKSYENKENLKDLVIVSTIIEGDNKLWLGSTAGVHKYNFKDDIIESFFQSDGLHGDTYNKRSIFKDNNGYVYFGGNHGVNAFLPEKLNKKISDAKLYINYLEILNKPANEIINDQLKNGLENLENLSLTANQSSFSFQFSAIENIANPNYYYTYMLEGFDKNWILSKKDRIATYTNIPSGKYTFKVKAGSTKGVWDIKSSKIDIKIKPYWWNSTLAYFIYTLILLIIVYSIFVWFRLKEKLIKETLHNNQEKEIYAVKMNFFAKMSHEIQTPLTLILGPIADMLQRADSNGNTLLKQRLQIISNNANRLSRIATELMTVRNKELGRLRVYASQNDLIAHLKKISVSFSEQARFKNIDFIQDYPNKKIFTWYDLDKIEHVLYNLLSNAFKFTPPEGTVKIVVEENQKKKTIKISISDSGPGIPEKDLKDIFKLFYQSDLGKSRKGTGIGLALTKELINIHHGKIKVKSSSKEGTKFSISLSMDENVFTPEEKVSVDENSLFTESSDKDFYLLNKDLINKKIKESDKKFTLLIVEDNVEMQIFLKDILTESYNLFIAENGKQGIELAEKNKPDLIISDIMMPVMDGVEMSNILKKKKSTSHIPIIFLTAKNSTSIKIEGLESGAIEFLRKPFNFYELTLKIHNILESQEKLISRFKLDSISSQEKNHVPSKDGQFLESLVKELDKNIENPDFKLDELAGSLNMSYSVIYRKCIDITGKTLVEFVRSRRLKKAALLIVESGYNVSEASYMVGYKDSRYFTKCFKEEFGKTPKAFKMESQNTDLQDFLKKNKFT
- a CDS encoding AraC family transcriptional regulator; this encodes MKVLPFQIPKPENDALVFQEDIEFVFYNKLHQHEEIQISLIVKGEGTLIVGDTINNYEAGNILVLGSNLPHVFQSTENLKAESHMVTLFFTENSFGKNFFELQELHEINRFFKQAKHGFKIVSDKNITTLFLELKTASKLDRFISLLQVLKKVTSLEYESLSSFIYEKKYTAVEGKRMRDVFDFTMSNFTEDITLDAIANVASMTKNAFCKYFKKRTNKSYFRFLNELRIENASKLIVSNTDFTLAEIAYNSGFKNISNFNRHFKSIKKMSPSNYKKNYNT